The stretch of DNA TTCTAAATTTTTTAAGCCACTAATGCACGAGTTTTTTGTGCCTTAGAAGCACACCATTTTAAGAAATATTGTATCCTTGTGATTAACCAAAAGATTCATCAAAAATTTCAGTAATTTTAAAATCTGAAATTTTAACCCCATGAAACTTAAATATTTTCTATTATTTCTGAGTTCTTCTCTATTTTTTTCTCAACAATCTTTTCAGACCCCTTTTGAAAAAGGAAATGGTAATCAAACGGTTACATATGCAGAAATGAATTCGTACTATCAGGATCTGGCAAAGAATTTTAACACGATTCAATACCTTAAAAAAGGAGAAGACGATAATGGGAAACCCATTTATGTAGTTATTTACAATCCCTTTCCGGAAAAAGATCCTGCAAAGCTTAGAGAGAATAAGGCTATTTTGTTGATTAACAATGGGATTCATCCCGGTGAACCCGATGGGATTGATGCCACCATGATGCTGATGCGTGATCTCGCTACTAAAAAAATAAAGACCCCTGAAAACTTTATCATCGCAGCCATTGCAGCTTATAATGTGAGCGGAATGCTCAATCGCGGCTCTTACTCAAGGGCTAATCAAAATGGTCCGGAACAATATGGATTCAGAGGGAATGCAAGAAATTATGACTTAAACAGAGACTTCATAAAAGCAGACTCTAAAAATGCAAGAAGCTTCCAAGAAATCTATCAGTGGTTGAAACCTGATGTTTTTATTGATAACCATGTGAGTAATGGGGCAGACTATCAATATACATTTACTTATATTTGCACATTCAAAGAGCGATTGGGGAAGACACTGGGGGAATATTTTTATAATGATTATCAGGCTAAAAACCTTGATGATTTAAAAAAGTTGGGTTATGAAAGTACACCTTATGTTAATATTCATGGAGATATTCCGGACATAGGTTTTGCCGCTTTTGAAGACTCTCCAAGATATTCCACCGGCTACACCTCTTTATTTAATTCTTTGGGAACGGTTCCTGAAACCCATATGCTGAAGCCGTATGATAAAAGGGTGGATGCTACCTACAAATACATGTTGGTCAACCTTCAAAACCTGGATAAAGACTACAAAAGGATAAAAGAACTTCGTCGTGAAAATCTCAAACAGTACCAGTCTGGGAAGGCCTATGGAATACGATGGAAAATAGATTCTACAAAATTTTCTACCATGAATTTCAAAGGATATGAAGGGAAATACAAGCCAAGTGAAATTTCAGGTAAACCAAGGCTGTACTATGACAGAAGCAAACCATTCACAAAGAACATCAGATTATTTACAACAGCTGTCCCTACAGGATATATTACCATCCCAAAATACTATGTAATTCCGCAAGCACAATACCGCGTCATTGAAGAATTTAAAAGAAACGGAATTCTGATGAAGCCCCTTCAAAAAGATAGTACGATAGCCGTAGAGTCCTATAAGATAAAAGATTTTAAAACGGTTAAAAACCCCTATGAAGGCCATTATCTGCATTACGAAACTACAGTAGATAAATCGAACGGGAAGAACTTATTTTTAGCAGGGGATTATATCGTTCCAACCCAGCAAGATGGAGTTAAGTACATTATTGAAACATTGGAACCTGAAGCCTTAGATTCTTTTTTCAATTGGAATTTCTTTGATGGTATTCTTGCACAAAAAGAATATTTTTCTGCCTATATCTTTGAAGATACTGCTGCAGAGCTGCTAAAAAAAGATGCAGCTTTGAAGGCGGCTTTTGATGCGAAGAAATCTTCTGATAAAACGTTTGCAGAAGATGGAGTAGCCCAATTGGATTGGGTATATAAACATTCTCCTTACTTTGAAGAGAAAACATTCAGACAATATCCTGTGTATAGGATTCCATAAAGACAAAAAAAGGGCGTTTCAAGCTGAAACGCCCATTATATTTTATTGTTAGGATCTCGGTAAGCCTCTTTTCAAAGCATAGTTAGCTCTTTCAACGGCCTTCTTCTCTTTCCAATCCATGTATCTTTTTTTGAAATTTGACTTCATAATATCATCAAATTTGCGTTGTACCGTAAGGTTCCATAGCGAATGTGCTTTTACAGCCCATGATTTATCCCAGGCTCTCAAAGAAATAGAGAAACTTCCATCCAGATATTTCATCCAGTGCCACCATCCGGTAGGCATAAATAGAGTATCTCCATGTTCAAGGAAACCTTCTATTCCTTCTACGCCGTCCAGCGCAGGAAACTTCGTGAAATCAGGATTTTCGATATCATAATCTTCCAGAGCATACGTTGCATAAGGAATTTGATATAATCTTTCTTTCCATTTATAATCAAAAAGCATAACATGCTTTCTTCCATTAAAGTGAGTGTGGAAGATATGAGCCATATCAATATCGAAATGAAGGAAAGTTACAGAGCCCTTTCCACCAAAGAACATATTCGGATATTTATCCAGAAAACCTCCCATTAATTCTTTCGGGGAAATATAATCTTCCAGTAATTTTGGAGCAAATTTGATTGGATCAAAAAGGAATATTCGAAGGTCTGTAGGCTCTTTTTGGATCAGATCTATATAATCTCCGAATTTCATTTTGGCAGCAGACGCGTTGATGGGAGCAGACGGGTCAGCTTTTGAGCTATCATATAAGGGGACTTCTACATCACCAACCACTTCCTTCATGTACTCCATTGTCCATTTTTGATAAGCCGGCCACTTTTTTGCCATATTTTTGATGACAACGGGTCTTCTCGGCTTTAGATATTTTTCGTAGAATTCTTCTTTAGAAATATCGTCTACAACATCTATAGGCTTTAAAATAATTCCCATTCTATAAATTTTATGTTACAAAATTATTAAATTAAATAGATATAACATGGTGTTTAAGTTTTTTTTAATCTATGATTCAAATCATTATCTTCAATACTTAGACTAAATAAAAATAATAAAAAACACTAGAATTATCCACTATTGCAGGCAAATAGGGATAAAAAATAAACACAACAAAAATTATATTCAACAGGTATATCCAATGTTAATCAAATATAATTATTGATATATAATTTTTGTTGTGAATTTACAAATAAATGTAATTTTTCAGAAAAAAAATACAGCTTTAGAAATGCGTGTTTTTATTTTGGTAACCCTCTTTTTAAGGCTCCTTCTGCTCTTTTTACGGCTACCTCTTCTTTCCAGTCCATATATCTTTTCTTAAAATTGACTTTCATAATATCGTCAAATTTACGTTGTACCGTAAGGTTCCAGATCGAATGAGCTTTTACAGCCCATGATTTATCCCATGCTCTCAATGAAAGGGAGAAGCTGCCATCCAGGTATTTCATCCAGTGCCACCAACCGGTAGGCATGAACAAGGTGTCTCCATGCTCCAGAAAACATTCAATTCCTTCAATACCATCCAAGGCAGGGAACTTTGTAAAATCGGGATTAGAAATGTCATAATCTTCCAATGCGTAAGTGGTATAAGGAATTTTATACAACCTTTCTTTCCATCTGTTCTCAAAAAGGATCACATGTTTCCTTCCGTTGAAATGGGTATGAAAGATATGAGGTAAATCTATATCATAATGTAAAAAAGTTACCGAACCTGTACCACCAAAGAACATAGAAGGATATTTATCCAGAAAGCCTCCCATAAGCTCTTTGGGAGAAATGTAATCTTCCAACAGCTTGTTAGCAAATTTGATTGGATCAAAAAAGAAAATTCTCAGATCTGTCGGCTCCCTTTGAATCAGGTCGATATAATCCCCAAACTTCATTTTTGTCGTAGGTGTATTGATAGGAGCTGAAGGGTCGGCTTTTGAACTGTCATATAAGGGAACTTCAACATCGCCTACCGTTTCCTTTATATAATCCATTGTCCATTTTTGATAGGCGGGCCATTTTTTCGCCATATTTTTGATGACGACCGGCTTTCTCGGCTTTAGATATTTTTCGTAAAACTCATCTTTGCTTATGTCGTCTACAATATCAATAGGCTTTAAAATAATTCCCATTTTATAAATTTTATGTTACAAAACTATTAAATAAATATTGATAATAAATAATTTAAGATTTTTTTAACCTATGAGCTTCGTCACGTTTTTATTTAGTCAAAATAAAGAAAACAATCAGTAAGCAATTAGAGACTGACTACTAAATAATCATGTAGTGTATTTTTTGAAAAAAAATATCACTAGAAACATAGTGAAAATGGGTGATTTAACTTATTCCTGTAAAATGTATCTTTATAAAGGTGTAACAAAAAATGCAGTATCTTAACTAATTAACCAAATAATAAACTATGAAAAAGAATCTTTCTTTATTTCTGATGATTTTTCTTTCCGTGCTTTCCTATGCACAGAAATCGGTTACGGGAAAAATCACAGATGAAGATGGTGTTCCGATTCCAAGTGCGAGCGTAACGATTGAAGAGCCGGGAAAAGATGCGATTTTAGCCTATGGAATTACCAATTCAAAAGGAGAGTATAAAGTGACTTTTACTTCAGCAGAACCCAATGTGGATTTAAAAGTAAAGGCATTCAATCAAAAACCACTGACCAAACAAATAAGCAACAGCGATCAGACGCTGAGCTTTAAAATGCAATCTGAAGCAACGGAAATTAAAGAAGTTCAGTTGAAGACCAAAATGATCACAGCAAGAGGAGACACGATTGCCTATGATCTGAAAGCTTTTGACAGCAAAAGTGACAGGACCCTTGCTGATGTAATGAAAAAGATTCCGGGTATTGAGGTCAATACCGATGGAACGATTCTATACCAGGGAAATGCCATTAACAAGTTTTACGTTAATGGAAAAGATTTAATGGAAGGAGGATATGGGACTATCAACAACTCTCTTCCGAAAGATGTGGTTCAAAAAGTGGAAGTTCTTGAAAACCACCAGCCGGTAAAAATTCTCCAAGATAAAGTGCCTTCAGATCAGGCAGCGATTAATATTAAATTGAAAAATTCGGTTACCATGACCGGTAGAGGAGAAGTAGGAACCGGGTTTGGAGATCCATGGTTGTGGAATGTGAAATTAACCCCAATGTTTTTTGGACAGAAAAGCCAATGGGTAGTTAATTATAAGACCAATAATATTGGCGAGCAGGTAGAAAATGAAGGGAATATATTAGCCTTCGGGAACAGGTTTGAAGGAAGAAGAATCAATGCTTCTCAAAATGACTGGCTGAATGTAGAAAATGCAAGTACTCCAAGCTTACCTGTCAAAAGATATTTAATGAATAATGTTCATTATTTATCGGCTAACTACCTGACTAATATCGATAAGAAGAAAGAATGGGAGCTTAAAGCTAATGCCAATTACACAAACAACGCAGTAGAAAGGGAATCCTATAGCCAGACCGATTATTTTGGTGTTGGCTCTAATGTGACTAATATTCTTAATAATTTCTATACAGACAAAGCAAAAGGAGAGCTGATTTTTACAAAAAATGCTAAAAAAGGGTTCTTTAAAAATACCACAAGCTTTTCTCAATACTGGAATGCAGATAGAGGAATTGTCGATAGAACAGATGTTGAGGATGGAAAACAAAGACATGCAGATGAAGCGATTGAAGCTCCAATCACCTCATTCCAAAACTCATTGAGTACCATTATTCCATGGAAGGAAAAAATGGTTAACCTTTTATCATTTCTGAGTTATCAGACGGACAGACAAACCCTGGAGGTTTCTCCATCATCTTATTTGAATATCCCGGGATTTGTTCCCACTTCTACAGATTTTGTAAGACAGAGTTTACGGCTTAAAACTTTAGAAGCCAATCACTCAGCTAATATTGGATTTTCTACCAAAGGATGGACATTTACTCCGGAAGTTGGATTTAATTTTAAATCAACAACACTGGTTTCGGATTTGTCTAACATCATAACAAACCCTGCTTCTGACCTTACTACTTATAACAATGATTTGAAGTATACAACGGCAACCCCTTACGGAAGTTTAGGCATCAATTATAAAAGTGATTCCTGGATGCTTTATGCTAACTTCCCGGTAAATTCTAACAATATTAAAGCTGAAGACTCGCTTAGAAATGTTTCAAAAACGGTAAATAAAGTTACTTTTGAGCCAAATGTTTTTGCACAATATACCTTTGCATCTTTCTGGAAAGCGTCGGTAAATGCTAATATCAATAACAACTTTGGGGAGATCAATACAGCTTATTCAGGATTTCTAATGACATCGCCAAGCGCAATTAATGCTATGGATAGAGACAATCCGATTCCACAGAATAATAATAAATCTGCAGGAACAAGAATCGAGTATAGAAACCCATTGAATAATTTATTCTTCAATATCAATTACCGATATTCTGATGCTAAAAGAAATTTAATTTCGAATCCAACGATCAATGGAGCAGGATATACCATAATGGAATATATAGAGCGGGATAATCACATCCTAAATAATGGATACAGTGCAGAAGTGGGAAAATATTTCCCTAAGTTTAAAACGAATGCCTCCCTTAGCTACAGTAATAATACCGTGAAATCTGATGCATTCCTGAATGATGCTTCTTTTAGAAATAAGAACAACAGCCAGTCTTATGGAATTAAATTCAATAATACCTATTTCAGTTGGATGAGTATAGATTATAATGCGAGTATTTCCAGAACAAAACAAACGAGTGTCGGAGAACTGAACTCGAATGCTACCAGAACAGGGTTTACCCATAATCTTGGTCTTTTCTTCTATCCTGTTGAAGACCATACGATTGGTTTTAATTGGGATCAGGTGAATACAAATGCGGCAAACCAAAAATACCATAATGGTTTCTATGATGTTTCCTATCAGTTTACCTGGGCAAAAAAGAAAATCGATTTTGAGCTTAAATGGATGAATATCGCGAATAAGAAGGTTTTTGAAACCTATGATATCAATACGACCAACATTGCATACACGAGATACCAACTTCGTCCAAGCCAAGTCATGTTTACTGTAAAATTCAACTTTAAATAATAATGAAAAACCAATCTCAACGAGATTGGTTTTTCATTTTGAAGAAGTATATTGTTTAAAAACCTTGGCTGTCTGCAGAAGGACCGTAGCTTCCCGGAAGTGGGATGTCATTAAGTCTGTAATATACGCCTAGCTGTGCTCTGTGATGAGTAATTTGATTTAATGCATGACGGATAGCTCCATATTTACTCCAACTTGCCAGTTCATGACCATCATTCTTAATAGTCCAGCTCGGATTTAAGTCATCTTCCTTCACGTTTTCCAATGCTTTTTTCCCTGCTTCATAATCTTGATCAAGCTTTTTTAGAAGGTCCTCTTTTGTTGAAAGAACTGTAGGCTGATATCCTCCTTTTGCGAAATCAAGTTCAGAAGTATTTAAAATGGTATTCGGCCATTCGAAAACTTCGACAAGATGGGTCGCGAGAGGCATCATTTTCATGCTCTTTTCATGCGGGGCATAATCATTTTTCCCTTCAGGAAAGCGTTCTACAAATTTTCTGGTGGTCTGATACTCATTTTCCAGCTCAGATTTTAATTGTGATAAAGTGTCCATACTATTTTGTTTTTTTAGGTTCTTTAAAGGTAAAACTTTTAAGGATAAAAATATGATAAGGAATTCATAATATTTTGAAAACTAGCTTACAGAGATCCGGACTTTTTAAATTATATGGTTAAAGGCCAGAAATCCTGATCCTGACCGTATTTTTAGTCATTTAGAATAAAAAACTAAGAAAATGATGTAACAAATTTTAAAAAGTGTTTACTAATTAGTAAACATTACTACAATGAAAAAGCTTTTTTCAATATTTTTAATGGGTCTTTTTGCTTTCGCGAATGCTCAGGAATCAAAGGAAACGGCGAATCGCTTTTTTTATGAACTTACATTCAAGCCTAAAAAAGATTCTGCTAAAATAGATAAGGTTATTACGATATTGGATATTACGGATAAAAACAGGTCTATTTATCAGGATTATACGATTATCGCCCAGGATTCTATATTAAAGGTAGAGATTGAAGCGATGCAAAAGGCAGGAATGATGAAAGATCTTTCAAAATCTATTAAAAAACCGAAAATTTCTGCAAGAATTTACAAGCTTTATCCAAGTATGAAAATTGAATATGTTGATAAGATTGCGAATGGCTTTACTCCTGCTAATATCGGATATGATGAAAACTTAAAGTTTAATTGGAAAATACAAAATGAAAAACAAAAAATAGGCGAATATAATACTCAGAAAGCAACTACTGACTTTGGAGGAAAACAATGGACCGCTTGGTTTAGTTCAGATCTGCCTTTTCAGGATGGACCATATAAATTCTATGGTCTTCCTGGTCTCATTGTTAAGATAGAGGATGCAGGAAAAAATTATTCTTGGGTTTTACAAGGAAATAAAAAAATAAAGGACTATACAGAATACTCTTATCTTGAAAATTTAATGCAAGCTAAAGGAGGAAAAGTAAATATTCTGTCTCGAGAAAAGTTTGAAAAAACATTTAATGACTTTAAAAAAGATCCTTTTGCATCTGTAAGACCAATGATGACGCAGGAAATGATGTCTAAATCAATCCCGGGAATGGATGGTACATTAGGAGACATGATGAAGAAACAGGAAAAGCAGTATAAAGATTTTTATAATACAAATGACAACCCTATTGAGCCTGATTATGAGAAATTAAGTGTGGGAAATCTTGAAAAAGTAAGAAGAGAAAAAGATTAAAAAATACTCATATCAACTAAATTATATCTATGACAACCCAAATGCAGAATGTGTTTGGGTCGTCTTTTTATTTCAATATTGTATATAACAAAGGGATGATTAATGAAGTTAATATTTACAGAACAAGTTAAAATTAAAAAAGGAAAATATTTTATTAGAATGGAGGCTCGAAAATATAATATTTAACACAGAACTCAGATTATTTAATAAAACTGTTTGCTATAGTTGGAATTTTATACAATTTTTGATATTTTTATCAAATAACAAACCAAATATTATTTTATGAAAAAATTTATTTTTACAATTTTATTGACTTCATCAACAGTATTGTTTGCAAGAAGTGAAGAACCAAAAATAAAAATTGATTTTCCTAAAGGGAAAACAGTTTTAGTTGCAAAAAAGAATTTTAATGGGGAGAAAATTGAAAAGGTGATAAACCAAGAAGAAAAGAAAGCTATGAATTTAGAAGGATGTATAGCTATTGCGTCTTATGTTGGGAGTTATGATCCAGCATTAGGAGCGGCAATGATGGGAGATTGTGCACATCAATATAATCCATAAAAAAATCAATTTATTAAAAATAAACCCAAGTGTATTAATGCATTTGGGTTTATTTTTTTCAAAATTAATGTTATTTAGATTAAATTTAAATAACGTATATTTGCAAGGACAAAAATTTGGCTTTGAAAGAGAAGGATTTACATAAATTAAGCAGCTTTCCCAAGAATAAAATGGGGAAGATATTGGGTTATGATAACGATCATCTAAAAATGCCCAACAAAATCATCGAAATGGGTCTTTTACCGGAAACCATTTTCAGAATTTTGTATCAGGCTCCGTTTAACGGACCTATGTATGTGGAGTTTGGAGATGAAAAAAGCCGTATAGCTCTTAGAGAGGAAGAAGGAGATTATATCATTGTAGAAGATTTGGATTGATGCAGTTAAATAAGAAAAAACAGGTCCTTTTAGTAGGAAACCCGAATGTGGGGAAGTCCACGGTTTTTAATACACTCTGCAATAAAAAGCAGAAAACGGGAAACTATGCAGGGGTTACGGTAGAAAGTTATTCAGGGAACTATACCTATAGAGATGAACAGGTAGAGGTCGTAGACTTACCAGGTTCTTACAGTGTTTATCCAAGTTCTGAGGATGAAGCTATTTTTTCCAAATTTCTGATTGATGAGCAGAAGAATTATACGGGTGTCATCTATATTCTGGAAGCATTAAGCTTAAAAAGAGGACTTTTATTATTCCAGCAGATTCAGGATTTAGGAGTGCCGTTGATTTTGGTTGTTAACCAGATTGACCAGGCAGAAAGAAGAGGAATTAGTATTGATATGCAGCGTTTTTCTGAAGCACTGAATATTAAAATTATTCAGACCAATGCCAAAGAACAGATCGGAATAGATGAAATAAGAGAAGCTGTTTTTAATAATGACTTTCTGAAAACTGAGAAAATATCTTTCGAAACGCCTAACGAGCATAAAGACTTTCTTAAAAAAATTGCGGCTCATAAGGGTATCGACAATGAATATAAAGCATGGATGACAATATCATCCGGCATTGAAACAGGGAGAATAGAATCGGTACATGATCTGTTAAGTAACTCCGAGGCTAAAAGCTTGGTCCCGAAAAGATTACAGGTTCAGGAAACGGTGAGGAGATATCAGAATGTGGATAAGATCCTGGCTAATGTTATTTCTAAAAAACCTCAGTTTAAGGAATTACTGACTGAAAAACTGGATAAAATTCTGGTTCATAAATTCTGGGGATATGTGGTGTTCTTATTGATCCTTCTGCTGATCTTCCAGAGTGTTTTCTTTTTTGCAGAATATCCGAAGGGCTGGATTGAGGACTTTTTCGCTTGGTTATCGTCATTCACAAAAGACAACCTTCCGGAAGGGCCATTGAATTCTCTGGTTTCTAATGGAATTATTCCAGGGTTAGGAGGAATTATGGTGTTTGCTCCACAAATCGGAATTTTATTATACTTCCTGTACCTGTTGGAAGACTCAGGGTATATGGCAAGGGTTATTTTTCTCATGGACCGTTTTTTACGTCCGTTCGGACTTAATGGAAAAAGTATTGTTCCATTGGTTTCGGGCACTGCCTGTGCTATTCCGGCAGTCATTTCGACCAGAAATATTGAGAACGTAAAAGAAAGATTGCTGACCATTCTGGTGACGCCTTTTATGACTTGCTCTGCCAGACTTCCTGTTTATAGTATTATCATTGGGCTCGTTATTTCAGATCGTAGCTTTCTGGGGATAAAGTATAAAGCTTTGGTATTAATGGGAATGTACTTGTTAGGTTTCCTGGTGGCTTTATTTTCAGCAGCAATTCTTAAAAGATTTATTAAAAATGAAGGAAAAACCTATTTGGTGATGGATTTGCCGACTTATAAAAAACCGCTTTTCGGATATGATTTCAAAATGGTTTTGGGTAAAGTCTGGGATTTCATTACCGGAGCAGGTAAAATTATATTTATTGTCAGTATTATTATCTGGTTCCTGAGTTATTTCGGACCCCAACAAAAACCGAATGAGATGGTAGCTACGGATGTAAAGCTGGAGCAGTCTTATCTTGCGAAAATGGGGAAGGCGATAGAACCTGCCATTGCACCGCTGGGATACGATTGGAAAATGGGTGTTGGTATTATCACCAGTTTTGTAGCCAGAGAGGTTTTCGTGGGAACCATGTCCACTTTATACAGTTTGGATGATGATGCTCCGGAAATGAAAGTTATTGATAAAATGAGAAACGATGTAAAGCCCAATGGAGAAAAAGTGTTTAATTTTGCAACAGGAATATCCATACTTATGTTTTATGCATTTGCAATGCAGTGTGTTTCTACACTTGCAGTAGTCTACAGAGAAACCAAAAGCTGGAAATGGACCGGCTTTCAGGTAGTCATGATGACTGGTTTGGCATACTTTGTGTCGCTGTTTGTTTATCAAATCTTAAAATAATGAACGCTTCATTAATTTTTCAATACATCATCGTAATACTCATCGTGGGGTTTGCCTGTTACTCTTTATTTAAAGTAATCAGGAACAATTTTGCGCCTAAAAAATTCAGTTCCAAAAGTACGGGCTGTGATAAAGATTGCGGTTGTTCATAATAAATAATGTTTCTGTGGAAAACTAAACTCTTTTAGAACCGGTTTAAATTTCTAAAATTAAATCTTTGTATCGTTGATTAGCTTTCTAAATATTGAGAATGCCAGATAATTCTTCACATAAAAATATTTGAATATCACGAAACAGCCTTATTCGTGGGTAAAAATTATGGCTACGAATACACGAATCTTTTCCCTTTACGTGGTAAAAAATGTAGAATCTGAGAAAAACAAAAAAGAAATTCTTTATTATTTTTTTATTTATTTTTGTGAAAATCAAACACAAATCATATGAAGAAAGAATTGATAGAGGAACTTTTTATAAAATTCGAAAATGCTTCACATTTATACAATGATATTGAATGCTGGAGTGCCAGAGATTTACAAGAAATTTTAAATTATACTAAGTGGGATAACTTTTTAAAAGTTATTGAAAAAGCAAAGAAGGCATGTGAGAATGTTGAAGAAGAGGTTCAAAACCATTTTGCCGATATCAGGAAAATGGTCTTAATTGGGAGTGGTTCTGAAAGAGAAATTTCAGATATTGCACTAACAAGATATGGTTGTTACCTTGTTGCTCAAAATGGAGATGCCTCAAAGACTGAAATTGCTTTTGCACAAACTTACTTTGCTGTTCAGACAAGAAAACAAGAAATTATTGAAAAAAGGCTTTTAGACGTCGCAAGAGTAACGGCAAGAGAAAAACTATCTAAGACGGAGAAAAAGCTTTCTGGAATTATTTATGAAAGAGGAGTCGATGAGAAAAGTTTTTCATTGATTCGTTCAAAAGGAGACCAAGCATTGTTCGGCGGATTTTCTACAAATGACATGAAGAAAAGAATTGGGGTTCCACAAAATAGGCCTCTGGCTGATTTTCTTCCTACATTGACAATCAAGGCGAAAGATTTTGCAACTGAATTGACTAGCCATAATGTTGTTGAAAAAGATTTAAATGGAGATGTCCAGATTAGCAATGAGCATATTGAGAATAATTTAGCAGTAAGAAAGATGCTAGGTGAAAGAGGGGTCAAGCCTGAAAACCTTCCTGCGCTTGAAGATGTCAAAAAAGTTCAGAGACAATTGGAAAGTGATGAAAAGAAAATTTTAAAGGAAACAAAAAAAAAGAAAAAATAAGAATGTCATTAATAAAAAGTATTTCAGGAATCCGAGGAACGATTGGCGGAAAAGTAAATGATAACTTAACACCGCTGGATGTGGTTAAATTTGCTTCGGCATTTGGAACCTGGCTTCAAAACAATAAAAACAAAAAGGATTTAACGCTTGTTATCGGAAGAGACGCCAGAATTTCTGGTGAAATGGTTTCTTCTTTGGTAACCGCTACATTACAAGGTTTAGGAATCAATGTAGTAGATTTAGGGCTTTCTACCACGCCTACTGTTGAGGTTATGGTTCCTGAATTGAACGCTGACGGAGGAATTATCCTTACGGCTTCTCATAACCCTAAGCAATGGAATGCCCTTAAGCTATTGAATGAGAAAGGGGAATTCATCAGCGGTGAGAATGGCACTGAAATGTTGAAAATCGCTGAGAATGAAGATTTCAATTATGCGGAGGTGGATGACTTAGGAAAATATGACACGAGAGATGATGCTTTTGATATTCATATTCAAAAGATCCTTGACTTACCGAT from Chryseobacterium piperi encodes:
- a CDS encoding M14 family metallopeptidase, with amino-acid sequence MKLKYFLLFLSSSLFFSQQSFQTPFEKGNGNQTVTYAEMNSYYQDLAKNFNTIQYLKKGEDDNGKPIYVVIYNPFPEKDPAKLRENKAILLINNGIHPGEPDGIDATMMLMRDLATKKIKTPENFIIAAIAAYNVSGMLNRGSYSRANQNGPEQYGFRGNARNYDLNRDFIKADSKNARSFQEIYQWLKPDVFIDNHVSNGADYQYTFTYICTFKERLGKTLGEYFYNDYQAKNLDDLKKLGYESTPYVNIHGDIPDIGFAAFEDSPRYSTGYTSLFNSLGTVPETHMLKPYDKRVDATYKYMLVNLQNLDKDYKRIKELRRENLKQYQSGKAYGIRWKIDSTKFSTMNFKGYEGKYKPSEISGKPRLYYDRSKPFTKNIRLFTTAVPTGYITIPKYYVIPQAQYRVIEEFKRNGILMKPLQKDSTIAVESYKIKDFKTVKNPYEGHYLHYETTVDKSNGKNLFLAGDYIVPTQQDGVKYIIETLEPEALDSFFNWNFFDGILAQKEYFSAYIFEDTAAELLKKDAALKAAFDAKKSSDKTFAEDGVAQLDWVYKHSPYFEEKTFRQYPVYRIP
- a CDS encoding cupin-like domain-containing protein — translated: MGIILKPIDVVDDISKEEFYEKYLKPRRPVVIKNMAKKWPAYQKWTMEYMKEVVGDVEVPLYDSSKADPSAPINASAAKMKFGDYIDLIQKEPTDLRIFLFDPIKFAPKLLEDYISPKELMGGFLDKYPNMFFGGKGSVTFLHFDIDMAHIFHTHFNGRKHVMLFDYKWKERLYQIPYATYALEDYDIENPDFTKFPALDGVEGIEGFLEHGDTLFMPTGWWHWMKYLDGSFSISLRAWDKSWAVKAHSLWNLTVQRKFDDIMKSNFKKRYMDWKEKKAVERANYALKRGLPRS
- a CDS encoding cupin-like domain-containing protein; translated protein: MGIILKPIDIVDDISKDEFYEKYLKPRKPVVIKNMAKKWPAYQKWTMDYIKETVGDVEVPLYDSSKADPSAPINTPTTKMKFGDYIDLIQREPTDLRIFFFDPIKFANKLLEDYISPKELMGGFLDKYPSMFFGGTGSVTFLHYDIDLPHIFHTHFNGRKHVILFENRWKERLYKIPYTTYALEDYDISNPDFTKFPALDGIEGIECFLEHGDTLFMPTGWWHWMKYLDGSFSLSLRAWDKSWAVKAHSIWNLTVQRKFDDIMKVNFKKRYMDWKEEVAVKRAEGALKRGLPK
- a CDS encoding carboxypeptidase-like regulatory domain-containing protein, with translation MKKNLSLFLMIFLSVLSYAQKSVTGKITDEDGVPIPSASVTIEEPGKDAILAYGITNSKGEYKVTFTSAEPNVDLKVKAFNQKPLTKQISNSDQTLSFKMQSEATEIKEVQLKTKMITARGDTIAYDLKAFDSKSDRTLADVMKKIPGIEVNTDGTILYQGNAINKFYVNGKDLMEGGYGTINNSLPKDVVQKVEVLENHQPVKILQDKVPSDQAAINIKLKNSVTMTGRGEVGTGFGDPWLWNVKLTPMFFGQKSQWVVNYKTNNIGEQVENEGNILAFGNRFEGRRINASQNDWLNVENASTPSLPVKRYLMNNVHYLSANYLTNIDKKKEWELKANANYTNNAVERESYSQTDYFGVGSNVTNILNNFYTDKAKGELIFTKNAKKGFFKNTTSFSQYWNADRGIVDRTDVEDGKQRHADEAIEAPITSFQNSLSTIIPWKEKMVNLLSFLSYQTDRQTLEVSPSSYLNIPGFVPTSTDFVRQSLRLKTLEANHSANIGFSTKGWTFTPEVGFNFKSTTLVSDLSNIITNPASDLTTYNNDLKYTTATPYGSLGINYKSDSWMLYANFPVNSNNIKAEDSLRNVSKTVNKVTFEPNVFAQYTFASFWKASVNANINNNFGEINTAYSGFLMTSPSAINAMDRDNPIPQNNNKSAGTRIEYRNPLNNLFFNINYRYSDAKRNLISNPTINGAGYTIMEYIERDNHILNNGYSAEVGKYFPKFKTNASLSYSNNTVKSDAFLNDASFRNKNNSQSYGIKFNNTYFSWMSIDYNASISRTKQTSVGELNSNATRTGFTHNLGLFFYPVEDHTIGFNWDQVNTNAANQKYHNGFYDVSYQFTWAKKKIDFELKWMNIANKKVFETYDINTTNIAYTRYQLRPSQVMFTVKFNFK
- a CDS encoding DinB family protein — encoded protein: MDTLSQLKSELENEYQTTRKFVERFPEGKNDYAPHEKSMKMMPLATHLVEVFEWPNTILNTSELDFAKGGYQPTVLSTKEDLLKKLDQDYEAGKKALENVKEDDLNPSWTIKNDGHELASWSKYGAIRHALNQITHHRAQLGVYYRLNDIPLPGSYGPSADSQGF